In Corylus avellana chromosome ca2, CavTom2PMs-1.0, the following proteins share a genomic window:
- the LOC132172650 gene encoding serine acetyltransferase 2-like: protein MACLSDESWVTLPKMLSERLSLSGDRDEEEKKSFVDSKTTQYRLEKVFPLYAMGISRPDSDSVLSAGNLGDPVSDPIWDAVTEEAKLEAEKEPILSSFLYASILSHDCLEQALGFVLANRLQNPTLLATQLMDIFCNVILHDTGIQRSIRLDMQAFKDRDPACLSYCSVLLYLKGYHSLQVYRVAHALWSQGRKVLALALQSRISEVFGVDIHPAAKIGEGILLDHGTGVVIGETAVVGNRVSLMHGVTLGGTGKEVGDRHPKVGEGALIGASVTILGNIKIGKGAMVAAGSLVLKDIPPHSMVAGIPAKVIGYVAEQDPSLTMKHDATKEFFQHVAVNSKDGRSTGAQDREKK, encoded by the exons ATGGCTTGCCTGAGCGATGAGAGCTGGGTTACTCTTCCCAAAATGCTCTCGGAGCGCCTTTCTCTTAGTGGGGACCGGGATGAGGAGGAAAAGAAGAGCTTTGTTGATTCCAAGACTACCCAGTACCGGTTAGAGAAGGTTTTCCCGCTTTATGCAATGGGGATTTCGAGGCCTGACTCGGACTCTGTTTTGTCCGCTGGCAATTTGGGTGACCCGGTTTCTGACCCTATTTGGGACGCTGTGACAGAGGAGGCAAAGTTGGAG GCAGAAAAGGAGCCGATTTTGAGTAGCTTCTTGTATGCCAGTATATTGTCACATGATTGCTTAGAGCAAGCCTTGGGGTTTGTTCTTGCCAATCGACTGCAGAATCCTACACTCTTGGCGACCCAACTGATGGATATATTCTGTAATGTGATATTGCATGACACAGGCATTCAACGTTCGATCCGCCTAGATATGCAG GCATTTAAAGACCGGGATCCTGCTTGTTTGTCATATTGCTCAGTTCTGTTGTATCTTAag GGATATCATTCTTTGCAAGTGTATCGAGTAGCACATGCATTGTGGAGCCAAGGACGCAAAGTATTGGCCTTGGCATTACAAAGCCGAATCAGTGAG GTTTTTGGAGTGGACATACATCCAG CTGCAAAAATTGGAGAGGGAATATTATTGGATCATGGAACAGGTGTGGTTATTGGTGAAACTGCAGTTGTAGGAAACAGAGTTTCATTGATGCAT GGTGTGACTTTAGGAGGAACAGGGAAAGAAGTCGGAGATCGTCATCCAAAAGTAGGTGAAGGTGCACTAATTGGAGCCAGTGTAACTATACTTGGGAATATAAAAATAGGTAAAGGTGCAATGGTAGCTGCTGGTTCCCTTGTGTTAAAAGACATCCCTCCGCACAG CATGGTGGCAGGCATACCAGCAAAAGTGATAGGATATGTAGCTGAGCAAGATCCATCATTGACAATGAAGCATG ATGCTACCAAAGAATTTTTCCAACATGTGGCTGTTAATTCTAAAGATGGAAGATCAACTG GAGCTCAGGATCGTGAAAAGAAATGA
- the LOC132172449 gene encoding protein STRICTOSIDINE SYNTHASE-LIKE 6-like, whose translation MSESKSPDSPSLPNASNSNIISKRITSWSFTLLITALVPVVAATILYQLDTFDPAPLPPGELSRHVIEAPARNSRMLEGSELVGVGNLAGPEDIAYDPSAGVFYTGCADGWINRVTVNDSVVHKWINTGGRPLGIAVGRHNELIVADPAKGLLNVTAEGVVEFLTDEAEGQKFGTIDGVDVAENGMIYFTDASYKYSLSEFIWDFLEGKPHGRLMSYDPATRRTNVLLRNLYFANGVAVSPDQNYVIFCETLVRRCRKYIIQGEEKGKVDEFIEYLPGMPDNIRYDGEGHYWIAFPTAQTFSWDLALRYPIIRKGIAIMERYVGRPNMEKNGGVLAVDLAGNPTAHYHDPGLSMVTTGIKIGDHLYCGSLVSPYIIRLNLKQHPAT comes from the exons ATGTCCGAGTCAAAAAGCCCCGACTCACCTTCCCTACCCAACGCTTCTAATTCTAATATAATCTCCAAAAGGATAACCTCATGGTCCTTCACTTTACTTATTACAGCACTGGTCCCCGTTGTCGCTGCAACAATCCTTTACCAACTCGACACGTTCGACCCGGCTCCTCTGCCACCGGGCGAGTTGAGTCGGCATGTCATAGAGGCGCCAGCACGCAACAGTCGCATGCTAGAGGGATCTGAGCTGGTGGGTGTGGGAAATTTGGCCGGCCCAGAAGATATTGCTTATGATCCCAGCGCCGGAGTCTTCTATACTGGCTGTGCTGACGGCTGGATCAACCGAGTCACCGTGAACGACTCGGTGGTGCACAAGTGGATCAACACCGGCGGCAGACCTTTGGGAATCGCCGTTGGACGTCACAACGAACTTATAGTTGCTGACCCCGCAAAG GGCCTACTGAACGTGACTGCAGAAGGTGTGGTGGAGTTCTTGACAGATGAAGCAGAGGGGCAAAAATTCGGAACAATAGACGGTGTGGATGTAGCAGAGAATGGGATGATTTATTTTAcagatgcttcatataaataTAGCTTAAGCGAGTTCATTTGGGACTTCTTGGAGGGTAAGCCCCATGGCAGGCTTATGAGCTATGATCCTGCAACCAGAAGGACCAATGTGCTGCTCCGGAACCTTTACTTTGCTAATGGTGTTGCAGTCTCACCGGATCAAAATTATGTGATCTTTTGTGAAACCCTAGT AAGAAGGTGTAGAAAATATATCATACAAGGcgaggaaaaaggaaaagtagaTGAGTTTATCGAATATCTACCAGGCATGCCTGATAACATCCGATATGATGGAGAAGGCCACTACTGGATTGCATTTCCAACG GCACAGACATTTTCATGGGATCTAGCACTCAGATACCCTATCATTCGGAAGGGTATAGCAATCATGGAGAGGTACGTTGGGAGACCAAATATGGAGAAGAATGGCGGGGTTCTGGCTGTTGATTTGGCAGGAAACCCCACTGCCCACTACCATGATCCTGGATTGTCAATGGTTACAACTGGGATCAAGATAGGAGATCATTTGTACTGTGGTTCCCTTGTCTCTCCCTACATTATCCGCCTCAATCTAAAACAACATCCTGCGACATGA
- the LOC132170475 gene encoding protein STRICTOSIDINE SYNTHASE-LIKE 5-like, which yields MSDSVSASPRNVSNITSKRKTSWSFTFVITALIPVVAATILYQLDSFDPAPMPPDALTRHAIAVPARNNRMLKGSELVGVGDLNGPEDVAYEPKSGVIYTGCADGWIKRVTVNDSVSHSVVEKWVNTGGRPLGIAFGRNNEVIVADGIKGLLNVTAEGTVELLTDEAEGQKFRTTDAVDVADNGIIYFSDASYKYSLSECTLDVLEGRPHGRLLSYDPATKSTKVLVHDLYFANGVAVSPDQNYVIFCETPVRRCRKYHIQGKEEGRVDEFIDNLPGMPDNIRYDGEGHYWIALFTGPTLTWDLAVRYPFIRKGIAIMEKYGQRPRTEKNSGVLAVDLAGKPTAYYHDPGLSFVTSGIKIRDHLYCGSVFSPYITRLNLKEHPALATT from the exons ATGTCCGACTCCGTCTCAGCTTCCCCACGCAACGTTTCTAATATCACTTCCAAGAGAAAAACTTCATGGTCCTTCACTTTTGTTATTACAGCACTGATTCCCGTTGTCGCCGCCACAATCCTCTACCAACTCGACTCGTTCGACCCGGCTCCTATGCCCCCCGATGCGCTGACTCGGCACGCCATTGCCGTGCCAGCTCGCAACAACCGCATGCTAAAAGGATCGGAGCTCGTGGGTGTGGGGGATTTGAATGGCCCAGAAGATGTCGCTTATGAACCCAAGTCCGGAGTCATCTACACGGGCTGTGCCGACGGGTGGATCAAACGGGTCACGGTGAACGACTCGGTCTCTCACTCGGTGGTGGAGAAGTGGGTCAACACCGGCGGGCGACCTTTGGGAATCGCTTTTGGACGCAACAACGAAGTCATCGTCGCTGATGGCATAAAG GGCCTACTAAACGTGACCGCGGAAGGTACTGTGGAGTTGTTGACAGATGAGGCTGAGGGACAAAAATTCAGAACCACAGACGCTGTGGATGTAGCAGATAATggcataatttatttttcagatgcttcatataaataTAGTTTAAGCGAGTGTACTTTGGACGTCTTGGAGGGTAGGCCCCATGGCAGGCTTCTGAGCTATGATCCTGCAACCAAAAGCACCAAGGTGCTGGTCCACGACCTCTACTTTGCTAATGGTGTTGCGGTCTCACCCGATCAAAATTATGTGATCTTTTGTGAAACCCCAGT GAGGAGGTGTAGAAAATATCATATACAAGGCAAGGAAGAGGGAAGAGTAGATGAGTTTATCGATAATCTACCAGGAATGCCTGATAACATCCGATATGATGGAGAAGGTCATTACTGGATTGCACTCTTTACG GGACCGACACTTACATGGGATTTAGCAGTCAGATACCCTTTCATCCGGAAGGGTATTGCAATCATGGAGAAGTATGGACAGCGACCACGTACAGAGAAGAATAGTGGGGTTTTGGCCGTTGATTTGGCAGGAAAACCCACTGCCTACTACCATGATCCTGGACTGTCATTTGTTACAAGTGGGATCAAGATCAGAGATCATTTGTACTGTGGTTCCGTTTTTTCACCGTACATTACCCGCCTTAATCTGAAAGAACATCCTGCGctagctaccacatga
- the LOC132170473 gene encoding isovalerate--CoA ligase AAE2-like: protein MNQFFKNSWTRFLRSSNHFHFSFFTQNSRKFSHFSRSFEPESWRSMEGLVRCSANFAPLTPISFLERAAKAYGDRNSVVYGSVKYTWGETHERCLKLASALTQMGISRGDVVATLAPNVPAMQELHFAVPMAGAVLCTLNTRNDSAMLSSLLRHSDAKIIFVDYQLLEIAQGALHLLAETDTKPPFLVLISESDGPCPIDVASETCEYESLLANGHDVFEIRRPNSEWDPISLNYTSGTTSRPKGVVYGHRGAYLNSLATVLLHGIGSMPVYLWTVPMFHCNGWCLIWGVAAQGGTNICLRKVTPRGIFESIAQHNVTHMGGAPTVLNMIVNSPVSDRRPLPHKVEVMTGGSPPPPQIISKMEELGFGVSHLYGLTETFGPGTSCIWKPEWDSLPLVERSKLKARQGVHHLGLEEVDIRDPVTMASVPADGKTIGEIMFRGNTIMSGYLKDLKATEEAFSGGWFRSGDLAVKHPDNYIEVKDRLKDIIISGGENICTVEVETVLYGHPAVIEAAVVARPDDHWGQTPCAFVKLKEGCDDVGAEELINFCRDHLPHYMAPRTVIFGDLPKTSTGKTQKFILRERAKAMSSLS from the exons ATGAACCAGTTCTTCAAGAACTCCTGGACTCGCTTCCTGCGTAGTTCCAATCActttcatttttccttcttcaCTCAAAATTCTCGTAAATTCTCTCACTTTTCCAGGAGCTTTGAGCCAGAATCATGGAGATCAATGGAGGGTCTGGTTCGTTGTTCAGCAAACTTCGCTCCTTTGACTCCCATAAGCTTCTTGGAGCGAGCAGCAAAGGCTTACGGAGACAGGAACTCGGTCGTTTATGGTTCTGTGAAATACACATGGGGTGAAACTCACGAACGATGTCTGAAACTTGCATCTGCTCTGACCCAGATGGGGATTTCCCGCGGTGATGTT GTTGCAACCCTGGCCCCTAATGTCCCTGCAATGCAAGAGCTGCATTTTGCAGTTCCAATGGCGGGAGCAGTTCTCTGTACACTAAATACACGGAATGATTCAGCTATGTTGTCATCCTTACTAAGGCATTCAGATGCGAAGATCATCTTTGTAGACTACCAGTTACTTGAAATTGCTCAGGGAGCTCTCCATCTTCTTGCAGAGACAGACACAAAGCCTCCATTCCTAGTCTTGATATCTGAATCTGATGGTCCATGTCCCATCGACGTTGCTTCGGAAACCTGCGAATATGAGAGTCTTCTCGCAAACGGACACGATGTATTTGAGATAAGGCGACCAAATAGCGAATGGGATCCTATCAGCCTGAATTACACTTCTGGCACAACATCTAGACCAAAAGGAGTTGTGTATGGTCACAGAGGTGCCTATCTCAATTCCCTGGCAACTGTTCTTCTCCATGGGATAGGCTCAATGCCGGTTTACCTTTGGACTGTTCCTATGTTTCATTGCAACGGGTGGTGTCTCATTTGGGGAGTGGCAGCTCAGGGTGGCACCAATATATGCCTTAGAAAAGTCACTCCAAGGGGTATATTTGAAAGCATTGCTCAGCACAATGTGACACACATGGGAGGGGCACCAACTGTCCTGAACATGATTGTGAATTCCCCAGTCAGTGACCGAAGGCCGCTTCCTCACAAGGTGGAAGTGATGACAGGCGGTTCACCGCCACCCCCACAGATTATTTCCAAAATGGAAGAGCTGGGTTTTGGAGTGTCTCACTTGTACGGCCTCACGGAAACATTCGGTCCGGGGACTTCCTGCATATGGAAACCTGAGTGGGATTCTCTGCCTCTTGTTGAACGATCCAAATTGAAAGCGCGACAAGGGGTGCATCACCTTGGTTTGGAAGAGGTTGACATAAGAGATCCTGTCACAATGGCAAGCGTGCCAGCTGATGGTAAAACAATAGGTGAGATCATGTTTAGAGGAAACACAATAATGAGTGGATACCTCAAAGATTTGAAAGCAACAGAAGAAGCTTTCAGCGGTGGATGGTTTCGAAGCGGGGATCTTGCCGTGAAACACCCTGATAATTACATAGAAGTAAAGGACCGGTTGAAGGATATAATAATTTCTGGTGGGGAGAACATATGCACAGTTGAAGTAGAAACAGTTTTGTATGGTCATCCAGCAGTTATTGAGGCTGCAGTTGTTGCGCGGCCGGATGATCACTGGGGCCAGACGCCTTGTGCATTTGTGAAGTTAAAAGAGGGGTGTGATGATGTTGGTGCTGAAGAACTAATCAACTTCTGTAGGGATCATTTACCACATTATATGGCTCCCCGGACTGTTATTTTTGGGGATTTGCCAAAAACTTCGACGGGAAAGACACAGAAGTttattttgagagaaagagCAAAGGCTATGAGCAGCCTTTCATGA